CGCCGCGACGAGAGCGCCGATCCGCGCCTCCCATGGCCGCCGGAGCGCGCGCTTCAGATACGCGGCGTCGGCCGCATCGAACAGCGCCGACCAGGTCCACGGCTCGCTCGCCGGCGGCGGAACCGGACGGCCGAGCATCGCCGCGATCTTCTGGCCGTCCCCGGAGAGCGTCTCGCCGAGCGCCCGCGCCGCGAGGTCGCGCGGCGACAGGCCGCCGCGCAGCAGGGCCGCGATGATCGCTCCGGCTAACGTGCCGACGATCACGTCGGCCGTCCGGGGATCCCAGCCCGTCGCTTCTTCGAGCGCGGTCAGGACCCCGACATGGAAGGCGTGACCGGTGGCGCCACCTGCGCCGAGAACGAGGCCGATGCGCGCCATTCCTCATCAGGTAAATGCCCGACCCATGCGTCGCCGGCAAGCCGGCGACGCCGACGTTCGCCCCCGTTCCCATCCTTGCGAAACACCAGGAGCGAAATTCTTTGAACTGGGAGCGACCGTAGGGAAATCCTTATCAGTTCAAACCCTGCGAAAAGGCATGGCGTTTGCTTGTTGCCCGCAACCCATGTCGCCCCTCCGCTTCGGTGTGCCCACCGCCGCGGCGTGCGCGGTCGTCCTCGCCGTCGCCGGCGGCGACGCGACACCCGCCGCCGCCGGAGATCTCAGCCGCGGCGCCGCGCACTATCGGCTCTGCGCGGCCTGTCACGGCGACCAGGGAGCCGGAGATCCGTCGCGCGGCGCGCCCGCCATCGCCGGCCTGCCTCCCTGGTACGTCGAAGCGCAGCTCAAGAAGTTCCGCGCCGGCCAGCGCGGCTACACGCCCGGCGACGACACGGGCCTCCAGATGCGGCCGATGGCGAGCGCGCTCCGCACCGACGAGGACGTCGCGGGCGTCGCCGCCTACGTCGCGAGCCTGCCGCCGACGCCGCACCCCGCGACCGTCACCGGCGACGCGGCCCGCGGTCAGGGGCTCTTCGCGCCCTGCAGCGCGTGCCACGGTCCCGACGGCCGCGGCAACGAGGCCCTCAAGGGACCGCAGCTCGCGGGTCAGGCCGATTGGTACCTCCTCGCCCAGCTCGGCAAGTTCAAGAGCGGCGCGCGCGGCGCGCACAAGGACGATGCCACCGGCGCCCAGATGCGGGCCATGGCGAGCACGCTCGTCGACGAGCAAGCGATGCTCGACGTCGTCGCCTACGTCCGCACGCTCGCGCCCGCGGGGAACGCCAAGTGAGCCCGGTGAACGACGACGCCTACTTCGCGTCGAAGGTCCTTCGGGGATTCTGGATCACGATGATCGCATGCGGCCTCTACGCGCTGGCCGCCTGGATCCTGACCCGCTGAGCGGCGAGGAGCGCCCATGCTCGAATGGCTGATCCCCGCCGCTTCCACCTCGGCCGACGAAATCGACTGGCTCTTCACCCTCATCTTCTGGACGGTCGGCTTCTGGTTCCTCGTGGCGCAGGGCATCCTCTTCGGCTTCATCGTCAAGTTCCGGCGCCGCCCCGGCGTCCGGAGCCAGTACATCGCCGGCGAGAGCAAGGACGAGAAACGCTGGATCTCGTGGCCGCACTACGTCGTGATCGCGTGCGACGTCGTCTTGATCGCGGGCGCGATCGCCGTCTGGCGCGACGTGAAGCAGGTCATCCCCACGCCCGACGAGACGATCCGCGTGATCGCGCAGCAGTGGGCCTGGACCTTCGTGCATCCGGGTCCGGACCGCCGGCTCGATACGCCGGACGACGTCGTCACCGTGAACGAGCTGCACGTCCGCAACGACACGACGTACGCCTTCGAGCTTTCGTCGCTGGACGTCGTGCACAGCTTCTCGATCCCGGTCTTCCGCTTGAAACAGGACGCGGTGCCCGGGCGCGTCATCACCGGCTGGTTCCGGCCGACCAAGACCGGCACCTTCGACATCGCCTGCGCCGAGATGTGCGGCCTCGGCCACGCTCTCATGCCGGCGGTGCTGCACATCGAGTCCCCGGAAGCGCACGCGGCCTGGCTCGGCGACCGCACGACCGTCGCCGCCGCGACATCCGGGAGCCGTTCATGAGCATGCCAGCCACAGCGCACGAGGTCACGGCCGTCCACGCCCTCGAGAGCGTCTGGAGCCGCTACGTCTTCTCGACCGACCACAAGGTGATCGGCCTCCAGTACCTCTTCACCGGGATGGCCATGGCGCTGCTCGGCGGCTTCATGGCCTACGTGTTCCGCATGCAGCTCGCGTTCCCGGACCAGGTAGTGCCGCTCTACGGGCTCGTCACCGCCCGCGAGTACAACGCGCTCGTCACCAACCACGGCTCGATCATGATCTTCTGGGTCGCGATGCCGGTGCTGATCGCCGGCTTCGGGAACTTCCTGATCCCGCTCATGATCGGCTGCGACGACATGGTGTTCCCGCGTCTGAACCGGCTCTCCTACCAGATCTTCTTCGTGAGCGCAGTGATCATCCTGATCTCGCTGGTCGTGCCGGGCGGCGGGTTCGGCGGCGCGTGGACCGCGTATCCGCCGCTCTCGGCGAGCGCGCAGTACAACCACACGCCATGGGGCGCGCCGCTCTGGCTGCTCGCGGTGGCGCTCGAGTTCGTCGCGTTCCTGCTCGGCGGCATCAATTTCACGGTGACCGTGATGAACGCGCGCGCGCCGGGGATGACCGCGATGCGCATCCCGATCGTCGTGTGGATGATCGTGATCGCGAGCCTCGTCTTCATGGCCTCGGTCGGCCCGCTGGTCGCGGGCGCCGTGATGCTGCTGCTCGACCAGACGGTGGGCACGCGGTTCTACGATCCGACGGCGGGCGGCGATCCGCTCCTCTGGCAGCATCTCTTCTGGTTCTTCGGGCAC
The Deltaproteobacteria bacterium genome window above contains:
- a CDS encoding cytochrome c; protein product: MSPLRFGVPTAAACAVVLAVAGGDATPAAAGDLSRGAAHYRLCAACHGDQGAGDPSRGAPAIAGLPPWYVEAQLKKFRAGQRGYTPGDDTGLQMRPMASALRTDEDVAGVAAYVASLPPTPHPATVTGDAARGQGLFAPCSACHGPDGRGNEALKGPQLAGQADWYLLAQLGKFKSGARGAHKDDATGAQMRAMASTLVDEQAMLDVVAYVRTLAPAGNAK
- a CDS encoding cytochrome c oxidase subunit II — protein: MLEWLIPAASTSADEIDWLFTLIFWTVGFWFLVAQGILFGFIVKFRRRPGVRSQYIAGESKDEKRWISWPHYVVIACDVVLIAGAIAVWRDVKQVIPTPDETIRVIAQQWAWTFVHPGPDRRLDTPDDVVTVNELHVRNDTTYAFELSSLDVVHSFSIPVFRLKQDAVPGRVITGWFRPTKTGTFDIACAEMCGLGHALMPAVLHIESPEAHAAWLGDRTTVAAATSGSRS